The following coding sequences lie in one Methanopyrus sp. SNP6 genomic window:
- a CDS encoding V4R domain-containing protein encodes MDLTEETLLRGAEATAEAFAPYEFLTYDRLTALLEVARETGAAVLFEAGRRLVRILGGDDLESVLCAFAEVFGAEVEVERDTVTVRECPECAGLRGIDGPVCHLTRGFITEAYHLEIGRPVTVAETRCRAAGDGVCTFVVRHEPKLVVPDLRWLDEDALAEIARAATRYEPEEIAALKIATWYPVRKSLDFEAPAILFWAGRTYARALLRVYHVLSIREFLTCVEGVLGTNYDLNEDVVVAAPCPECAGFPRGYEPMCDVTRGFIHETLTAFGREPHKVRETKCAVRAGELVNACAFEIRHSNLH; translated from the coding sequence GTGGACCTCACCGAGGAAACCTTGCTCCGAGGAGCTGAGGCGACAGCCGAAGCGTTCGCACCTTACGAGTTCCTCACCTACGACCGGCTCACCGCTCTCCTCGAGGTCGCCAGGGAGACCGGAGCCGCCGTCCTCTTCGAGGCGGGACGTCGTCTGGTCAGGATCCTAGGAGGAGACGATCTGGAGTCGGTTCTGTGCGCGTTCGCCGAGGTCTTCGGGGCGGAGGTCGAGGTGGAGAGGGACACCGTCACAGTTCGGGAGTGCCCGGAGTGCGCGGGACTCCGCGGGATCGACGGGCCGGTGTGTCACTTGACCAGGGGATTCATCACCGAAGCTTACCACCTCGAGATCGGTCGTCCGGTCACCGTGGCCGAGACCCGGTGTAGGGCTGCCGGTGACGGGGTCTGCACTTTCGTCGTTAGGCATGAGCCCAAACTCGTTGTCCCGGACCTCAGATGGCTGGACGAGGACGCGCTGGCGGAAATAGCCCGCGCAGCGACTAGGTACGAGCCCGAGGAGATCGCGGCGCTCAAGATCGCGACATGGTACCCAGTCCGGAAGTCTCTCGACTTCGAGGCACCCGCAATACTGTTCTGGGCTGGCAGGACGTACGCCCGTGCCCTCCTCCGCGTGTACCACGTACTGTCGATCCGAGAATTCCTAACGTGCGTCGAAGGGGTGTTAGGAACCAACTACGACCTGAACGAGGACGTGGTGGTCGCGGCCCCCTGTCCGGAGTGCGCCGGCTTCCCACGCGGCTACGAGCCCATGTGCGATGTCACCAGAGGATTCATCCACGAGACGCTCACAGCCTTCGGTCGAGAGCCGCACAAGGTGAGGGAGACCAAGTGCGCGGTTCGCGCCGGCGAGCTGGTGAACGCGTGCGCCTTCGAGATCCGACACTCGAACCTACACTGA
- the aroC gene encoding chorismate synthase, which translates to MNTFGHLFRVTTWGESHGPALGTVVDGCPAGLPLSEDDVQRELDRRRPGQSEVSTPRSERDRVEILSGVHEGRTLGTPISMIVWNEDVDYSKYEPIRTRPRPGHADVTYRWKYGHVDYRGGGRASGRTTVGVVMGGAVAKKLLREAPSDDPLGIEIVGHVVRVGSVEADPGDLSAEEIMEYAESNPIRCADPDAAEEMLGEIESARENGDSVGGTIEVIAENVPPGLGDPVFGRLDGELAGALMNVPAVKAVEVGSGVRCSRMHGSEHNDPIRWDGHPVVDGDNSGGVLGGISHGGRLVVRVHVKPTPSVSVSQRTVDLESEEEVEIEVEGRHDPCICPRAVPVVESVVAIVLADAVLRAGYVNPDSVELPAASVGDRWKMMKRHL; encoded by the coding sequence GTGAACACGTTCGGCCATCTGTTTCGAGTCACGACCTGGGGCGAGTCCCACGGCCCGGCACTGGGCACGGTCGTGGACGGGTGTCCCGCGGGACTACCGCTCTCCGAGGACGACGTGCAGCGTGAGCTGGATCGGAGGCGCCCCGGACAGTCGGAGGTCTCGACACCGCGCTCGGAGCGGGATAGGGTGGAGATACTGTCGGGCGTCCACGAGGGGCGCACTCTCGGGACTCCGATCAGCATGATCGTGTGGAACGAGGACGTGGATTACTCGAAGTACGAGCCGATCCGAACCCGGCCGCGTCCGGGCCACGCCGACGTCACGTACCGGTGGAAGTACGGGCACGTGGACTACCGGGGCGGTGGGAGGGCTTCGGGCCGCACGACTGTGGGCGTCGTGATGGGTGGCGCTGTGGCCAAGAAGTTGCTCCGTGAGGCGCCCTCGGATGACCCTCTGGGTATCGAGATCGTGGGTCACGTGGTGAGGGTAGGCTCCGTCGAGGCGGATCCCGGTGACCTATCCGCGGAGGAGATCATGGAGTACGCCGAGTCGAACCCGATTAGATGCGCGGATCCGGACGCCGCCGAGGAGATGCTCGGAGAGATCGAAAGTGCGCGCGAGAACGGGGACTCCGTCGGCGGGACGATCGAGGTGATCGCGGAGAACGTGCCGCCGGGCCTGGGTGACCCGGTCTTCGGGCGGCTGGATGGGGAGCTGGCGGGGGCTCTGATGAACGTACCCGCGGTGAAGGCGGTGGAGGTAGGGTCCGGTGTTCGATGCTCTAGGATGCACGGATCCGAGCACAACGACCCGATCCGGTGGGACGGACATCCCGTCGTGGATGGCGACAACTCGGGAGGAGTACTCGGGGGGATCTCCCACGGCGGTAGACTGGTCGTCCGGGTGCACGTTAAACCCACTCCGTCCGTGTCCGTTTCCCAGCGCACCGTCGATCTGGAGTCCGAGGAGGAAGTAGAAATAGAGGTGGAGGGTCGACACGACCCCTGCATATGTCCGAGGGCTGTACCAGTTGTGGAGTCTGTCGTGGCGATCGTGCTGGCCGACGCCGTCCTCAGGGCAGGGTACGTGAACCCGGACAGTGTTGAGCTCCCGGCTGCGTCCGTGGGAGATCGATGGAAGATGATGAAACGACACCTATAG
- a CDS encoding alanine--glyoxylate aminotransferase family protein → MEKLVLLPGPVMVHEDVLLRSAKQVMNHRSEEFEEILAECVELSRYLFQTNGNVAIITGSGTAAMEAAIYSLLEPGEEVVAVVNGKFGERFADIAERRGVEVHRVEFEWGEAADPERVEEVLADSQAEVVTLVHNETSTTVLNPAEEIARICREYDALFVVDAISSLGGVEFRMDDWGVDVCITGSQKVLGCPPGLALVAVNDRALEVMEEKDAGSYYLDIPKYLEYFEKDPKQTPYTPAVNAFYALHEALKRLKEEGLEVRWKRYRLMQRIVREGIRALGLELFVEDDEISSPTVTGVTYPEGVDDREFRGILRDRYDVVVAGGQDHLAGKIFRIGHMGEVRIRDMITAVTCIGLGMRELGVDVDVGAAAEAMADVLSEVS, encoded by the coding sequence TTGGAGAAGCTCGTCCTGCTACCGGGTCCGGTGATGGTGCACGAGGACGTCCTCCTCAGATCGGCGAAACAGGTCATGAACCACCGTAGCGAGGAGTTCGAAGAGATACTCGCGGAGTGCGTGGAGCTGTCCAGGTACCTGTTCCAGACGAATGGCAACGTTGCCATCATCACAGGTTCTGGCACTGCGGCCATGGAGGCAGCGATCTACAGCCTCCTCGAGCCCGGTGAGGAAGTCGTCGCGGTGGTCAACGGAAAGTTCGGCGAGCGGTTCGCGGACATCGCCGAGCGTCGTGGCGTCGAGGTGCATCGGGTGGAGTTCGAGTGGGGCGAAGCCGCGGACCCCGAGCGCGTGGAGGAAGTCCTCGCGGACTCGCAAGCAGAGGTCGTCACCCTCGTACACAACGAGACCTCGACAACAGTGCTCAACCCGGCCGAGGAGATCGCTAGGATCTGCCGCGAGTACGATGCGCTGTTCGTCGTGGACGCGATATCATCGTTGGGCGGCGTCGAGTTCAGAATGGACGACTGGGGCGTCGACGTCTGCATCACCGGTTCGCAAAAGGTCCTGGGTTGCCCACCGGGTCTTGCCCTCGTGGCCGTCAACGACAGGGCTCTGGAGGTCATGGAGGAGAAGGACGCGGGCAGCTACTACCTGGATATCCCCAAGTACCTCGAGTACTTCGAGAAGGATCCGAAGCAGACTCCGTACACGCCCGCCGTGAACGCCTTCTACGCCCTGCACGAGGCCCTGAAGAGGCTGAAAGAGGAGGGGCTCGAGGTCCGTTGGAAGCGCTACCGTCTCATGCAAAGGATCGTCCGGGAGGGGATCCGGGCACTCGGGCTCGAGCTGTTCGTCGAGGACGACGAGATATCCTCACCGACCGTGACTGGAGTCACTTACCCCGAGGGCGTGGACGATAGAGAGTTCAGGGGTATCTTACGGGACCGCTACGACGTGGTCGTCGCTGGCGGACAGGACCACTTGGCGGGTAAGATATTCAGGATCGGACACATGGGCGAAGTCCGGATCCGTGACATGATCACAGCGGTGACTTGTATCGGCCTCGGTATGCGCGAGCTCGGCGTCGATGTGGACGTAGGTGCCGCCGCCGAGGCCATGGCCGACGTGTTGTCAGAAGTATCGTAA